In Nicotiana tabacum cultivar K326 chromosome 17, ASM71507v2, whole genome shotgun sequence, one DNA window encodes the following:
- the LOC107813008 gene encoding uncharacterized protein LOC107813008 isoform X2 — translation MPFMAGGSCLHIMKSSYPDGFEEPVIATLLREVLKALVYLHYHGHIHRDVKAGNILIDSDGAVKLADFGVAACMFDTGDRQRSRNTFVGTPCWMAPEVMQQLHGYDFKADIWSFGITALELAHGHAPFSKYPPMKVLLMTLQNAPPGLDYERDKRFSKSFKEMVAACLVKDPKKRPSSEKLLKHPFFKQARSNDYLARSILDGLPPLGDRFRMLKAKEADYLLQNKAMYEDKDHLSQQEYIRGISAWNFNLEDLKSQAALLPDYDDIPDAEDSSTSGKLREGNGDIGSIAERPNQPSVSHEDELNDDHDLDSSLAAFPMKPLQALKGCFDVCEDDITGSSPSWEDAMQSESNQQNLMLSPAKVEDQDNGKDDGENLRQSSSLPRSVIPGHKKFFSGSLLQDNALSPKKVVTDGEREYQHPKYQAERNYSGPLQYRHKKDLGEDASEGAVVQRKGRFQVTSADLSPKEPTSCFFNPGHGGSTSPSNLVASLLPSLQCILQQNTLQREEIVKLIKFAERASVNPTDLAEAGTSDLPQMSPSVRERELQSMVIQMQQSIGSLVEELQRQKMKNIQLEKKLNTVVKKE, via the exons ATGCCATTCATGGCCGGAGGATCTTGCCTTCATATTATGAAATCTTCTTATCCTGATGGTTTTGAGGAGCCTGTAATTGCCACATTATTGCGTGAGGTCCTCAAAGCCCTTGTATATCTTCATTACCATGGACACATACATAGAGATGTAAAG GCTGGGAATATTTTGATTGATTCCGATGGTGCTGTTAAATTGGCAGATTTTGGAGTTGCAGCTTGCATGTTTGATACTGGTGATAGGCAACGTTCAAGAAATACTTTTGTTGGAACTCCATGCTG GATGGCTCCCGAAGTGATGCAGCAACTGCATGGATATGATTTTAA AGCAGATATTTGGTCGTTTGGAATAACAGCCCTTGAACTTGCTCATGGTCATGCGCCATTCTCCAAGTACCCACCCATGAAG GTTCTGCTGATGACCTTACAGAATGCACCCCCAGGCCTTGACTATGAACGGGACAAGAGATTCTCTAAG TCTTTTAAAGAAATGGTTGCTGCTTGCTTAGTGAAAGATCCAAAGAAGCGTCCATCTTCTGAGAAGCTTTTGAAGCACCCTTTCTTTAAACAAGCACGATCAAATGATTATTTGGCACGTTCAATCCTTGATGGCCTCCCACCTCTAGGTGATCGTTTTAGGATGCTTAAG GCAAAAGAAGCAGATTATCTCTTACAGAACAAGGCAATGTATGAGGACAAGGATCATTTATCACAG CAAGAGTATATTCGTGGTATCAGTGCTTGGAATTTTAACCTGGAGGATCTGAAGAGCCAAGCTGCGCTG CTTCCGGATTATGACGACATTCCAGATGCTGAAGATTCAAGTACTAGTGGGAAGCTGCGGGAGGGGAATGGTGATATTGGTTCTATAGCAGAAAGGCCTAATCAGCCAAGTGTTTCTCATGAG GATGAGCTGAATGATGATCATGATTTGGACAGTTCACTTGCTGCATTTCCTATGAAGCCTCTTCAAGCACTCAA GGGGTGTTTTGATGTGTGCGAAGATGACATAACTGGTAGTAGTCCAAGTTGGGAAGATGCTATGCAATCAGAGTCTAATCAGCAGAACCTTATGCTGTCACCGGCAAAAGTTGAGGACCAAGACAATGGAAAAGATGATGGTGAGAATCTGCGACAGAGTAGCTCCTTGCCACGTTCTGTTATTCCAGGGCATAAAAAGTTTTTTAGTGGTTCACTGCTACAGGATAATGCTCTTTCACCCAAAAAAGTTGTTACTGATGGCGAgag GGAATATCAACATCCAAAGTACCAGGCCGAACGAAACTATAGCGGTCCATTGCAGTATCGACATAAGAAAGACTTAG GAGAAGATGCATCAGAAGGAGCTGTCGTCCAACGCAAGGGACGTTTTCAAGTCACATCAGCAGATCTGAGTCCCAAG GAACCTACAAGCTGTTTCTTTAACCCAGGTCATGGAGGTTCTACTAGTCCAAGCAATCTAGTTGCTTCACTACTTCCATCATTGCAATGCATTCTACAACAGAATACTTTGCAAAGG GAGGAAATAGTGAAACTGATCAAGTTTGCGGAGCGAGCATCTG TCAACCCTACAGACTTGGCTGAAGCTGGGACCAGTGATCTTCCGCAG ATGTCTCCTTCTGTTAGGGAGAGAGAACTGCAATCTATGGTCATTCAAATGCAACAAAG CATTGGAAGTCTTGTGGAGGAGTTGCAGAGACAAAAGATGAAGAATATTCAG TTGGAAAAGAAATTGAATACAGTGGTAAAGAAAGAATAG
- the LOC107813008 gene encoding uncharacterized protein LOC107813008 isoform X1 codes for MEQLSEKKFPVNAKDYKLYEEVGDGVSATVYRALCIPLNEIVAIKVLDLEKCNNDLAGNILIDSDGAVKLADFGVAACMFDTGDRQRSRNTFVGTPCWMAPEVMQQLHGYDFKADIWSFGITALELAHGHAPFSKYPPMKVLLMTLQNAPPGLDYERDKRFSKSFKEMVAACLVKDPKKRPSSEKLLKHPFFKQARSNDYLARSILDGLPPLGDRFRMLKAKEADYLLQNKAMYEDKDHLSQQEYIRGISAWNFNLEDLKSQAALLPDYDDIPDAEDSSTSGKLREGNGDIGSIAERPNQPSVSHEDELNDDHDLDSSLAAFPMKPLQALKGCFDVCEDDITGSSPSWEDAMQSESNQQNLMLSPAKVEDQDNGKDDGENLRQSSSLPRSVIPGHKKFFSGSLLQDNALSPKKVVTDGEREYQHPKYQAERNYSGPLQYRHKKDLGEDASEGAVVQRKGRFQVTSADLSPKEPTSCFFNPGHGGSTSPSNLVASLLPSLQCILQQNTLQREEIVKLIKFAERASVNPTDLAEAGTSDLPQMSPSVRERELQSMVIQMQQSIGSLVEELQRQKMKNIQLEKKLNTVVKKE; via the exons GCTGGGAATATTTTGATTGATTCCGATGGTGCTGTTAAATTGGCAGATTTTGGAGTTGCAGCTTGCATGTTTGATACTGGTGATAGGCAACGTTCAAGAAATACTTTTGTTGGAACTCCATGCTG GATGGCTCCCGAAGTGATGCAGCAACTGCATGGATATGATTTTAA AGCAGATATTTGGTCGTTTGGAATAACAGCCCTTGAACTTGCTCATGGTCATGCGCCATTCTCCAAGTACCCACCCATGAAG GTTCTGCTGATGACCTTACAGAATGCACCCCCAGGCCTTGACTATGAACGGGACAAGAGATTCTCTAAG TCTTTTAAAGAAATGGTTGCTGCTTGCTTAGTGAAAGATCCAAAGAAGCGTCCATCTTCTGAGAAGCTTTTGAAGCACCCTTTCTTTAAACAAGCACGATCAAATGATTATTTGGCACGTTCAATCCTTGATGGCCTCCCACCTCTAGGTGATCGTTTTAGGATGCTTAAG GCAAAAGAAGCAGATTATCTCTTACAGAACAAGGCAATGTATGAGGACAAGGATCATTTATCACAG CAAGAGTATATTCGTGGTATCAGTGCTTGGAATTTTAACCTGGAGGATCTGAAGAGCCAAGCTGCGCTG CTTCCGGATTATGACGACATTCCAGATGCTGAAGATTCAAGTACTAGTGGGAAGCTGCGGGAGGGGAATGGTGATATTGGTTCTATAGCAGAAAGGCCTAATCAGCCAAGTGTTTCTCATGAG GATGAGCTGAATGATGATCATGATTTGGACAGTTCACTTGCTGCATTTCCTATGAAGCCTCTTCAAGCACTCAA GGGGTGTTTTGATGTGTGCGAAGATGACATAACTGGTAGTAGTCCAAGTTGGGAAGATGCTATGCAATCAGAGTCTAATCAGCAGAACCTTATGCTGTCACCGGCAAAAGTTGAGGACCAAGACAATGGAAAAGATGATGGTGAGAATCTGCGACAGAGTAGCTCCTTGCCACGTTCTGTTATTCCAGGGCATAAAAAGTTTTTTAGTGGTTCACTGCTACAGGATAATGCTCTTTCACCCAAAAAAGTTGTTACTGATGGCGAgag GGAATATCAACATCCAAAGTACCAGGCCGAACGAAACTATAGCGGTCCATTGCAGTATCGACATAAGAAAGACTTAG GAGAAGATGCATCAGAAGGAGCTGTCGTCCAACGCAAGGGACGTTTTCAAGTCACATCAGCAGATCTGAGTCCCAAG GAACCTACAAGCTGTTTCTTTAACCCAGGTCATGGAGGTTCTACTAGTCCAAGCAATCTAGTTGCTTCACTACTTCCATCATTGCAATGCATTCTACAACAGAATACTTTGCAAAGG GAGGAAATAGTGAAACTGATCAAGTTTGCGGAGCGAGCATCTG TCAACCCTACAGACTTGGCTGAAGCTGGGACCAGTGATCTTCCGCAG ATGTCTCCTTCTGTTAGGGAGAGAGAACTGCAATCTATGGTCATTCAAATGCAACAAAG CATTGGAAGTCTTGTGGAGGAGTTGCAGAGACAAAAGATGAAGAATATTCAG TTGGAAAAGAAATTGAATACAGTGGTAAAGAAAGAATAG
- the LOC107813004 gene encoding uncharacterized protein LOC107813004: MDIPVQHKKLALDIKGNKTDIVICAYDDHFLVIATQIGSMGTILHARKEEGVLIHPTFSVSVLLGKRDEPMLVACARQIIEHISSTGSSRSLVLSLGLRDHSLPTLKGIVSAVTENCLW, encoded by the exons ATGGACATACCGGTCCAGCACAAGAAGCTTGCACTTGATATTAAG GGAAATAAAACAGATATAGTCATCTGTGCCTATGATGACCATTTTCTG GTTATAGCTACTCAAATAGGAAGTATGGGTACAATTCTGCATGCCAG GAAGGAGGAAGGGGTGTTGATCCATCCAACCTTTAGTGTTTCTGTATTACTGGGTAAACGCGATGAG CCCATGCTAGTTGCATGCGCTCGGCAGATTATTGAACACATAAG TAGCACAGGTTCTTCTAGGTCTTTGGTCTTGTCTCTTGGTCTACGAGACCACTCTCTG CCCACATTGAAAGGCATTGTTTCGGCTGTGACTGAGAACTGCCTTTGGTGA